In the genome of Segatella copri, one region contains:
- a CDS encoding RNA polymerase sigma factor, with product MNSTDQEIIEKMQSNPGVGMKLLMDTYQERLYWHIRRLVVSHDDAQDLLQETFLKVYRSFSSFKGNSSLFSWLYRVATNVTLSSLRVQKLESCPLDGVRGVESDRYFEFGDEETVALQKAIHSLPPKQQAVFNMRYYDEMSFREIADANETTESSAKANYHFAKAKIIEQMKRFVTQ from the coding sequence ATGAATAGTACTGATCAGGAAATCATAGAGAAGATGCAATCGAATCCCGGCGTGGGGATGAAATTGCTGATGGATACATATCAGGAAAGGCTTTACTGGCATATCCGGCGTCTGGTGGTGTCGCATGATGACGCACAGGATTTGCTGCAGGAAACGTTTCTGAAAGTGTATCGCTCGTTCTCAAGTTTCAAAGGCAACAGCTCGTTGTTCTCCTGGCTCTATCGGGTGGCAACCAATGTTACGCTGAGTAGTCTTCGGGTACAGAAGCTGGAATCTTGTCCTTTGGATGGAGTTCGAGGTGTGGAGTCTGACCGCTATTTCGAGTTTGGTGATGAGGAGACCGTGGCTTTGCAGAAAGCCATCCATTCTCTGCCACCCAAGCAGCAGGCGGTTTTCAATATGCGTTATTACGACGAGATGAGCTTCAGGGAAATAGCAGATGCCAATGAAACGACAGAAAGTTCTGCCAAGGCTAACTATCATTTTGCCAAAGCCAAGATAATAGAGCAGATGAAGCGATTCGTAACGCAATAG
- the mscL gene encoding large-conductance mechanosensitive channel protein MscL codes for MGKFLNDFKQFAMRGNVLDMAVGVIIGGAFGKIVSSVVDDIIMPPIGWLIGGVNFSDLKFTLPTVEVIGGEKLEAATINYGNFIQTTLDFLIVAFCVFMLIKVVNKLTAKKKEEENKPAETPKAPEPSNEEKLLMEIRDLLKDKKA; via the coding sequence ATGGGCAAATTTTTAAATGATTTCAAGCAGTTCGCCATGCGAGGAAACGTGCTCGACATGGCTGTCGGTGTCATCATTGGTGGCGCATTCGGCAAAATTGTAAGTTCCGTAGTAGATGACATCATCATGCCGCCTATCGGTTGGCTCATCGGTGGCGTGAACTTCTCTGATTTGAAATTCACACTTCCAACGGTAGAAGTAATAGGTGGAGAGAAGCTAGAGGCTGCTACCATTAATTATGGTAACTTCATCCAGACCACCCTCGACTTCCTCATCGTGGCATTCTGCGTGTTCATGCTGATTAAAGTGGTGAACAAACTTACTGCAAAGAAGAAGGAAGAGGAGAACAAGCCTGCCGAGACACCTAAGGCTCCGGAACCTAGCAATGAGGAGAAACTCCTGATGGAGATCCGCGACTTGCTGAAAGACAAGAAGGCATAA
- the gap gene encoding type I glyceraldehyde-3-phosphate dehydrogenase, translating into MIKIGINGFGRIGRFVFRSTVEAENAKEVQVVAINDLCPVDYMAYMLKYDTMHGQFDGTIEADVEKNELIVNGNHIRVTAERDPENLKWDEVGAEYVVESTGLFLAYDKAEKHLKAGAKYVVLSAPSKADANGNQADMFVCGVNTDKYNGQKIVSNASCTTNCLAPIAKVLNDNFGIETGLMTTVHSTTATQKTVDGPSMKDWRGGRAAAGNIIPSSTGAAKAVGKVIPELNGKLTGISMRVPTLDVSVVDLTVNLKKAASKEAICAAMKAASEGELKGVLGYTEDAVVSSDFLGCALTSIFDANAGVYLTDNFVKVVSWYDNEIGYSHKVVELIKIMKKHNG; encoded by the coding sequence ATGATTAAGATTGGTATTAACGGATTTGGCCGTATCGGTCGTTTCGTATTCCGTTCTACAGTTGAGGCTGAGAACGCAAAGGAAGTACAGGTAGTAGCTATCAATGACTTGTGCCCAGTTGATTACATGGCTTACATGTTGAAGTATGATACAATGCACGGTCAGTTCGACGGTACTATCGAGGCTGACGTTGAGAAGAACGAGTTGATCGTAAACGGTAACCACATCCGTGTTACTGCTGAGCGTGATCCTGAGAACTTGAAGTGGGATGAGGTTGGTGCTGAGTACGTAGTTGAGTCTACAGGTCTCTTCCTCGCTTACGACAAGGCTGAGAAGCACTTGAAGGCTGGTGCTAAGTACGTAGTACTTTCTGCTCCTTCTAAGGCTGACGCTAACGGTAACCAGGCTGACATGTTCGTTTGCGGTGTAAACACTGACAAGTACAACGGTCAGAAGATCGTTTCTAACGCTTCTTGTACAACTAACTGCTTGGCTCCTATCGCTAAGGTATTGAACGATAACTTCGGTATCGAGACAGGTTTGATGACAACTGTTCACTCTACAACTGCTACACAGAAGACAGTTGACGGTCCATCTATGAAGGACTGGCGTGGTGGCCGTGCTGCTGCTGGCAACATCATCCCTTCTTCTACAGGTGCTGCTAAGGCTGTAGGTAAGGTTATCCCTGAGTTGAACGGTAAGTTGACAGGTATCTCTATGCGTGTTCCTACTTTGGACGTATCTGTTGTTGACTTGACTGTTAACTTGAAGAAGGCTGCTTCTAAGGAGGCTATCTGCGCTGCTATGAAGGCTGCTTCTGAGGGTGAGTTGAAGGGTGTACTCGGTTACACAGAGGATGCTGTTGTTTCTTCTGACTTCTTGGGTTGCGCTTTGACATCTATCTTCGACGCTAACGCAGGTGTTTACTTGACAGACAACTTCGTTAAGGTTGTTTCTTGGTATGACAACGAGATTGGTTACTCACACAAGGTTGTTGAGTTGATCAAGATCATGAAGAAGCACAACGGTTAA
- the miaA gene encoding tRNA (adenosine(37)-N6)-dimethylallyltransferase MiaA, giving the protein MKHSMITILGPTASGKTSLAAALAAKIDSLDAASWGGDTQGAEIISADSRQVYRGMDIGTGKDLEDYTIDGKQIPYHLIDICEPGTKYNLFEYQQDFYNAYLDIQKRGVLPILCGGTGLYIESVLKGYHLSPVPQNQELRDRLADKSLGELTVMLKELKAKTGSNMHNRTDVDTVQRAIRAIEIETFNLEHPMPERELPAVDSLIIGVSIDRDARREKITRRLKQRLKEGMVDEIVTLLDKGVPSENLLYYGLEYKFVTEYVIGKTSYEEMFRSLEIAIHQFAKRQMTWFRGMERRGFTIHWIDALQPMEQKVEQVMELVKNSK; this is encoded by the coding sequence ATGAAACATTCTATGATAACCATATTGGGGCCTACTGCGAGCGGAAAGACGAGTCTTGCCGCTGCCCTTGCCGCCAAGATCGACAGCTTGGATGCTGCATCATGGGGAGGCGATACGCAGGGTGCGGAGATTATCAGTGCTGATAGTCGCCAGGTGTATCGTGGCATGGACATTGGTACAGGAAAAGACCTGGAAGATTATACCATTGATGGCAAACAGATTCCTTATCATCTGATAGATATCTGTGAGCCGGGTACGAAATACAATCTCTTTGAATATCAGCAAGACTTCTATAATGCCTACCTTGATATTCAGAAAAGAGGAGTACTCCCGATACTTTGTGGTGGTACAGGACTTTATATTGAGTCGGTGCTCAAAGGATATCATTTGTCTCCTGTTCCTCAGAACCAGGAACTTAGAGATAGATTGGCAGATAAAAGTCTGGGGGAACTCACCGTGATGCTGAAGGAGTTGAAGGCTAAGACGGGTTCGAATATGCACAATCGCACAGATGTGGATACGGTGCAGCGAGCTATCCGTGCTATCGAAATTGAAACCTTTAACTTGGAGCATCCGATGCCTGAACGTGAACTTCCTGCAGTGGATTCGCTCATCATTGGTGTAAGTATTGACCGTGATGCGCGCCGAGAGAAGATTACTCGCAGGTTGAAGCAGCGCCTCAAAGAGGGTATGGTGGATGAAATCGTTACGTTATTAGATAAAGGTGTTCCTTCCGAGAATCTTCTCTATTATGGGCTGGAATATAAGTTTGTTACGGAATATGTAATAGGTAAGACTTCTTACGAAGAGATGTTCCGGAGTCTTGAGATAGCCATCCATCAGTTTGCCAAGCGTCAGATGACTTGGTTCAGGGGTATGGAACGGAGAGGTTTCACCATTCATTGGATAGATGCCTTGCAGCCGATGGAACAGAAAGTGGAGCAGGTGATGGAATTAGTTAAAAATTCAAAGTAA
- a CDS encoding diacylglycerol/lipid kinase family protein: MAANENKWGLLYCPRGGWRSNKRWEKIEKVLRQQGVDYDFVQSENQKSVERLVKMFVNNGYKTIVIVGGDSALNDAVNCLMQINEEERNQVALGVIPNGLMNDFAHFWGFDDSNIEQTVSWLMKRRIRKIDLGCIRYTNKKGDKCIRYFLNCINVGFIANIMNLRRKTHHAFGSRTLSFVLSFILMIFQRLDYKMNIHINADVIKRRVMTMCIGNASGYGQTPNAVPYNGLLDVSVVYHPQMTQLFEGIYLFVKGKFLNHKSVHPYRTREVEVQADPHALIGIDGRLMNTPVGPYKVTAIQEVINFLIPV, translated from the coding sequence ATGGCAGCTAATGAGAATAAGTGGGGACTTCTTTACTGTCCCCGAGGCGGTTGGCGCAGCAACAAGCGCTGGGAAAAGATAGAAAAGGTGCTCAGGCAGCAAGGCGTGGATTACGACTTTGTGCAGAGCGAGAACCAGAAAAGCGTAGAGCGGCTGGTGAAGATGTTTGTCAACAATGGCTATAAGACGATAGTGATTGTTGGCGGAGATTCTGCGCTCAATGATGCCGTGAATTGCCTGATGCAGATAAACGAGGAAGAGCGTAATCAGGTGGCTTTGGGAGTGATACCTAACGGCTTGATGAACGACTTTGCTCATTTCTGGGGATTCGACGACAGTAATATCGAGCAGACTGTGAGTTGGCTCATGAAGCGCCGCATCAGAAAGATAGACTTGGGGTGCATCCGATATACCAACAAGAAGGGGGATAAGTGTATCCGCTATTTCCTGAACTGTATCAATGTGGGCTTCATAGCCAATATCATGAACTTGCGACGCAAGACTCATCATGCCTTCGGCTCCAGAACCTTGTCGTTCGTCCTCTCGTTCATCCTGATGATTTTCCAGCGTCTGGATTACAAGATGAATATCCATATCAATGCGGATGTGATTAAGCGCAGGGTGATGACCATGTGTATCGGTAATGCTTCGGGCTATGGACAGACGCCAAATGCCGTGCCGTATAATGGATTGCTCGATGTATCTGTGGTTTATCATCCGCAGATGACGCAGCTTTTTGAAGGCATCTATCTCTTTGTGAAGGGAAAGTTCCTCAATCATAAGAGTGTGCATCCTTATCGTACCCGCGAAGTGGAGGTGCAGGCTGATCCGCATGCCTTGATAGGCATTGATGGAAGATTGATGAATACGCCAGTGGGGCCTTATAAGGTGACTGCTATCCAGGAAGTCATTAACTTCCTGATACCGGTATAA
- a CDS encoding Crp/Fnr family transcriptional regulator, giving the protein MAKKKESNKEKAAKAIAKLWGGIEDEQFDLLLEHIELKKFKKGELIYQNEQQPTEAMCLLTGKVKIFKDGISGKNQIIRVIKPLEFFGFRAYFADEIYKTAAMSLDNCVVASFPIAVLMKLLQKSFNIGHYFIKYLSIEIGKSDDRTVNLTQKHIRARLAEALLFLLDSYGLAKDDSTLDCSLSREDLANIANMTTSNCIRTLSAFVSEGLIETNVRKIKILNEEELKKIADMG; this is encoded by the coding sequence ATGGCCAAAAAGAAAGAAAGCAACAAGGAAAAAGCGGCTAAAGCAATAGCCAAACTATGGGGCGGTATCGAGGACGAACAGTTCGACTTACTGCTTGAGCATATTGAACTCAAAAAGTTCAAGAAGGGGGAACTCATCTATCAAAACGAGCAGCAGCCCACAGAAGCCATGTGCCTGCTCACGGGAAAGGTGAAGATCTTCAAGGATGGCATATCTGGCAAAAACCAGATTATTCGTGTCATCAAACCACTCGAGTTTTTCGGATTCAGAGCTTACTTCGCTGACGAAATCTACAAGACCGCAGCTATGTCATTAGACAATTGCGTGGTAGCTTCCTTCCCAATCGCAGTATTGATGAAGTTGTTGCAGAAAAGCTTCAACATTGGTCATTACTTCATCAAATACCTGAGCATAGAAATAGGAAAGTCGGATGATCGCACAGTGAACCTCACCCAAAAGCACATCCGTGCCCGCCTTGCCGAAGCCCTCCTGTTTCTACTCGACTCCTACGGGTTGGCAAAAGACGACAGCACCCTGGATTGCAGCCTGAGCCGAGAAGACCTGGCAAACATTGCAAACATGACAACGAGCAACTGCATCCGAACCCTTTCGGCATTCGTCAGCGAGGGCCTCATAGAGACGAACGTCAGAAAAATCAAGATTCTCAATGAAGAAGAGCTGAAGAAGATTGCAGATATGGGATAA
- a CDS encoding glycogen debranching enzyme N-terminal domain-containing protein, with protein MSYLKFEKALMTNLQESLPKELLRTNRSGAYSCSTIVDCNTRKYHGLLVVPVPELDDDNHVLLSSLDVTVIQHGAEFNLGLHKYQGNNYSPMGHKYIREFDCDKVPTTLYRVGGVVLKKEVVFQHYENRILIRYTLVDGHSATTLRFRPFLAFRSVRQFTHENATASRDYSGVDNGIKTCMYAGYPDLYMQFSKKNEFKFCPDWYRGVEYPKEQERGYASNEDLYVPGYFEMGIKKGETIVFAASTSEIKTSSLKKLFDEEVDERSPRDNFFHCLVNAAHQFHRREKNDDRYILAGYPWFKCRARDTFISLPGLTLSIEENDYFELVMKTAMRGYYEFMEGKPLTAHISEIEMPDVPLWAIWALQQYAKETSKEECYKKYGQFIKDVIHFIQDNKHPNLELMENGLLYTNGKDKAVTWMNSTANGRPVVPRTGYIVEFNALWYNALCFCASLAETAGDEAAQQELLASAEVTKKSFVDTFLNEYGYLYDYVDGNMMDWSVRPNMIFPVAFDYSPLSQDQKKKVLDICTRELLTPKGLRSLSPKSGGYNPIYVGPQTQRDYAYHQGTAWPWLGGFYMEASLKLYKRTRLSFVERQMVGYEDEMSYHCLGTISELFDGNPPFSGRGAISFAMNVAEILRALELLEKYQY; from the coding sequence ATGAGTTATCTAAAATTCGAAAAGGCCCTGATGACTAATTTGCAAGAGTCATTGCCAAAAGAGTTGTTACGTACAAACCGCTCGGGTGCTTATTCGTGCTCAACGATTGTAGACTGTAATACACGAAAGTATCACGGACTGCTTGTCGTTCCAGTACCAGAACTGGACGATGATAATCACGTGCTCTTAAGTTCGCTCGACGTTACAGTGATTCAGCATGGCGCTGAGTTCAATCTCGGATTGCACAAGTACCAAGGCAACAACTACAGTCCGATGGGTCATAAGTACATTCGTGAGTTTGATTGCGATAAGGTGCCTACAACACTTTACCGCGTGGGTGGTGTAGTCCTCAAGAAAGAGGTAGTTTTCCAGCATTATGAGAACAGAATCCTGATTCGCTATACGCTGGTGGATGGTCATTCAGCCACTACACTTCGTTTCCGTCCATTCTTGGCTTTCCGTAGCGTCCGCCAGTTTACACATGAGAATGCCACTGCATCTCGTGACTATTCTGGAGTAGACAACGGAATCAAGACTTGCATGTATGCTGGCTATCCAGATCTCTATATGCAGTTCTCTAAGAAGAACGAGTTTAAATTCTGCCCAGATTGGTATCGTGGCGTGGAATATCCTAAGGAGCAGGAGAGAGGTTATGCTTCTAACGAAGACCTCTATGTGCCAGGATATTTCGAGATGGGTATCAAGAAGGGTGAGACTATCGTCTTTGCTGCCTCTACTTCTGAAATCAAGACCAGTAGCTTGAAGAAGCTCTTTGATGAAGAAGTGGATGAGCGTTCGCCACGTGATAATTTCTTCCATTGCCTGGTGAATGCAGCGCATCAGTTCCATCGTCGTGAAAAGAACGACGACCGATACATCTTGGCGGGCTATCCTTGGTTCAAGTGTCGTGCCCGTGATACATTCATCTCTCTGCCGGGTCTTACCCTCTCTATCGAGGAGAACGACTACTTTGAGTTGGTGATGAAGACTGCCATGCGTGGTTACTATGAGTTTATGGAGGGCAAGCCTCTTACTGCTCATATCTCGGAAATCGAGATGCCTGACGTTCCTCTTTGGGCTATCTGGGCTCTGCAGCAGTATGCCAAGGAGACCTCTAAGGAGGAGTGCTACAAGAAGTATGGTCAGTTTATCAAAGACGTAATTCATTTCATCCAAGACAACAAGCATCCTAACCTGGAGCTGATGGAGAACGGTCTGCTTTATACCAATGGTAAAGACAAGGCTGTAACTTGGATGAACTCTACTGCCAATGGTCGCCCTGTGGTACCTCGTACAGGTTATATCGTAGAGTTTAATGCTCTGTGGTATAATGCCTTGTGCTTCTGTGCATCCTTGGCAGAAACCGCAGGTGATGAGGCTGCTCAGCAGGAATTGCTGGCTAGCGCAGAGGTTACCAAGAAGTCGTTTGTAGATACATTCCTCAATGAGTATGGCTATCTCTACGATTACGTGGATGGCAATATGATGGATTGGAGTGTTAGACCAAACATGATATTCCCTGTAGCATTCGACTATTCTCCTTTGTCGCAAGACCAGAAGAAGAAGGTGCTTGATATCTGTACACGTGAACTCCTGACTCCTAAGGGATTGCGTTCACTCTCTCCTAAGAGCGGTGGCTACAATCCTATTTATGTAGGTCCTCAGACTCAGCGCGACTATGCTTACCATCAGGGTACGGCATGGCCATGGCTCGGCGGTTTCTACATGGAGGCAAGTTTGAAGCTGTACAAGCGTACTCGCTTGAGCTTCGTAGAGCGCCAGATGGTGGGTTATGAGGATGAGATGTCTTATCACTGCCTCGGTACCATCAGCGAGCTCTTCGATGGCAATCCACCATTCTCTGGTCGTGGTGCCATATCTTTTGCTATGAACGTAGCAGAGATACTCCGTGCGCTCGAATTACTAGAAAAGTATCAATATTAA